The Coffea arabica cultivar ET-39 chromosome 10e, Coffea Arabica ET-39 HiFi, whole genome shotgun sequence region aagGGCCAGCtagagcttggtggaatgtagtgagggccaaaTGGGAGAGAGAAACGACTGCATGGACCTGGTTAAACTTTGTACGGGAGTTTAACGCGAAATACCTTCCTCttatcgtccaggagaagagagaggacgatttcattaaactccgtcagggAATGTTGagtgtagccgagtatgagactcagtttacaaagttgtccaaatttgctcctgaactgatagccacggagcaaagaaaagtacggaggtttgtgcaagggctaaatgtggagttacaagaagccttagcggcagcccaaattaacacgtttacggaggttttggagaaggcccaacgaatagaaattgctagggcacaagtgagggcttttcatgcaaaaaggagaggtacgcctggtggaagtcataGGCAAGAACAAGGTGAAttagatatgccaccctctaagataggtcgaggagatggtggtgagaaaatttcagggatatctaaggaaagtactccaagaggagcttcgcgtggctggggccaagcaagaggtgcctcacaaggaggtcagacctcagcccctcaagtatcttgtgggtactgtggaaaggtcaatcatacggagaatgattgttggcggaaagcaGGAAAATGCTTATGGTGTGGTAGTACCGAACACCAGCTTGCAACATGTCCCCGTAGATcacacctaaaccctgaacaagcaaatgtaggagggactaagccaagagtgccagctagagtgtacgccttggatcaacaggcattacctgaaccctcggagatagtagaaggtatgattcgtgatttctattgtttaactaagttttggcATTATTCAtgattcgttctcctgtcatttccttttttttttcatttgaaattacatcattttccaccaacctccaccaacctacaaaggtaatactcgagtataccaaacgttcacccaggtccctaatcgcccgaccgagtccgcttctagctcgagacgaccggtaacaaggggcaatggccagttcagcccaaaaaggcttacattcatgcgcaagtagcatttaatcattaatcatgaaaaaatcacatttatttaggttgagtgcgataaagtacacactcgcccagaaaactcgttttaacaatcattgaaagtacTTAatacattatcaatccataataacaagccaattagtcaaggaaatatatcaaacaaggaacgctctcatataagcacgcatgatatgcaagaaaacagttcaaaagtaactttggaaacagttcagaagtaactttggaaacagttcaaaagtaaataatgcaagaaacgtttcacaagtactttggaaatagtttagggtcactcacctccatggctcagaaaccatccatcatatatcattgccttgctcaaatccaagtcttagatcacaaactcaaggaaaacaagtcccttcaaagtttggacagcacttcccctaaatttctttacttttccagccatcaaggcttcattatttcctcagccagtcccaaaggtacacacacaacaacaagttcatccaataaccattcagcaagctccaagtagtactagtacaagtcaagctaggaaaaagtccggaaatgaaaattaagctcaaaaccagaaaaatagttttgacgtcattttgcggtaatggtaccaaaggcgctacgatggtcggatgaaggtgcaagacccaccatttcgaagctaagaaccagggctacaacaatgtagaaggtcactcagtccaaatcccagcacaactaagtcatatatgccaaataccaaaccagaaccgtaattgcaggtttacaaattacactatgctgtaatcagtacaactcagtctatgtGTCCGATCGAGACCCTAGATTTGTTTCGCGGTTCTGGCAGAaaatgcaagaagtgttggggactaaattgaattttagcacTACTTACCATACacagactgatggacagtccgagaggacgattcaaactcttgagaacATGTTGAGAAcctgtattttggattttggagagagttggagtaagtacttgacattagtggaatttgcttataataatagtttccattcatccatcaaatggctccgtatgaagcactttatggcCGGAAGTGTAGGTCTCCGATGTGTTGGGATGAAGAAGGTAAACGAAAGATTTTGGACCCCACTGCAGTgccttggattgaggaagcGCGAGAAAAAGTGAAGTTAATACGTCAGAGGATTCAAACCGCACAGAGTCATCAGAAGAGCTATGCAGACAATCGAATGAAGGATTTAGAATTTGCGGTTGGAGATCAAGTTTTTCTTAAGATTACTCctctcaaagcaagttggatgtcaagaaaaggaaagaagttgcAACCTAGATTCGTAGGGCCTTATAAAATTCTTCAACGTGTAGGAAATGTGGCTTATAAGTGGGAATTGCCATCAAGTTTATCTCGGATCCATAACATTTTTCATGTATCGATgctcaagaaatatcatccagacccgTCTCATGTCCTGCAATCGGAAAATGTTGAGATCGATGAGgcactgacctatgaggagaaaccgataAAGCTTCTAGATCGTAAGGTGAAAGAACTGAGGAATAAGCGAATTCCGTTGGTGAAAGTTCTATGGAGGAACCACGAActagaggaagcaacttgggaagtagaagaagaaattCGAGGAAAATATCCAAATCTATTCCCaaatcaaggtatgaatttcgtggacgaaattctcttaagggggagaggatgtgatgagaacatgaagatttggattcctttCAAgtccaaaaaaattcattttacaagTCTTCACATTCCAAtaatggttgatggtgcaatcagGCTCGAGAATCATTAAAAATCCAACCCcgtgtcatgcttatttcttgttatcatTTATTTGATTGAGTTTTCAGCAATGTTAGTTGTTAATTAGAGTTAATTTGAGAGTTGAGTAAGTTGTTTGAATTAGGGAATAATGGCTAAGGTCaagttgaccatagttaagccaatttgagttaattagtttcctattctagttgaattagagttttaggaaagtagtttattgcttccaaatttgtttaGGAAGCTGTGTCAAGTTTggaagtcaagtcaaataaggaaacttgtattgtttccaatttagattagggttttgagtcttatAAGACTATAAATAGCCAAGCTTATGATATTTTTAAGGGGAAGacaattatgaataaattttgagagttttttCTTGTTCCTTGGGAAGCGtcccttgatacaaagtgagtcgaatctcctttgttcaagttttggcttatcaattcaagaccatgttGAATTGTGCCGCCATTCTACCGTTCTAAACAATCTCGAGCGGCCCTTGATTGTCTAGAATCCATCTAATTTATCCATAACCTAATCAAAATAGATCCTTCTACTGCCTGATCGATTCGATTTCTTCTCGAGTGGTCCTTGGAGAATCGAGTTcgtatcatctggtatcagagctttggctcttgattcaggttaatatcctttttcttttcttatttttcctatttgtttttctaccaaaaccctagccaccttttgatttaaaaagaaaaaaaaaatttgattcttgttttttttaattttatcactTGAGTCTAACCTACCCCTTGATTGATCGAGGTTGGAATTTCTTGGTGTGATTACATTTttgaaaacaggtttttcaagggtttaactcccattaaatttcttccaagtgaagtcATAACCTTGTGTCGAGTCGtcaaaagcaacaaaaaaaaaagactgttCACGGAGGTACTGCTCATAGGCACTGTTTACTACTAtagcagtactgttcatccgcgcATTATTGTAGTGTACTGtagcagtactgttcatccaaatttttttcccttgtgtttgtttcttgttgtTCTTGCTCCTTGTAGTTGGCTTGGTAATtttttgaagttcttggattgcatagtgggttcttgaaaaaaatcttgatattttgaaaaccctaaaagtcatcctcttgaatcttgaagtgtGGCTACCTTGTTTGGTTTCCAAATCGTGATTGGttcccaaatcttgattgatttccaatcAAAGACCCATTCCTACATTTTCGCCACCACCTCTCCTACGTTTTAGGACTTTCCTTAGCCCATTCATCTTATCCTCACTTTCGGCCATCTCTTCCGATATTTTAGGGAGTTAGCCACCACTGGTCACCCCTTTTTAAGAGAACAATTCGAACACACAAAGACAAGAAAAGGCAGCCTTGCGTTGGATTTGGAAATTGAGAGGGATTTGGAATCTTATTTCCACATTCTTGATTTCTAATTCTTGTTAGACTTGATTCATATTATCAGCTGCCAAAATCCAAAAATACACTTAGGAAACCTTCACAAAATAGCAATTTGCTTTCCAAAAGTGAATCCAAGAATCAAGCAaactaaacttccaaattccAACCAAGTACAATTGGATTGACAAATGGAGCATGTGCAATGGTTCATgttcataatcaagttgagttggcgGCATGCTTCTTGGATTGCATATATCAAGACATTCTCCAAGTTACTCCTTTGTAAGcaagcactcgatttgaggacaaatcgtctttcaagaagaggggaatgatgagaacatgaataTTTGGATTCCTTTTAAGttcaagaaaatttattttacaAGTCTTCACATTCAAAtaatggttgatggtgcaatcgggctcgagaatcattgaagatccaaccccgtgtcatgcttatttcttgttatcatttatttaattgagtTTTCAGCAATGTTAGTTGTTAATTAGAGTTAATTTGAGAGTTGAGTAAGTTGTTTGAATTagggaataaaggctaaggtcatgttgaccatagttaagccaatttgagttagttagtttcctattctagttgaattagagttttaggaaagtagttaattgcttccaaatttgtttaGGAAGCTGTGTCAAGTTTggaagtcaagtcaaataaggaaacttgtattgtttccaatttagattagggttttgagtcttgtaagacTATAAATAGCCAAGCTTGTGATATTTTCAAGGGGAAGacaattatgaataaaatttgagagttttctctttttccttgggGAGCGtcccttgatacaaagtgagtcgaatctcctttgttcaagttttggcttatcaattcaagaccatgttGAATTGTACTGCCATTCTACCATTCTAAACAATCTTGAGCGGTCCTTGATTGTCTAGAATCCATCCAATTTATCCATAACCTAATCAAAacagatccttccgctgcctgatcgattcgaTTTCTTCTCGAGTGGTCCTTGGAGAATCGAGTTCGTAtcaggatgtgaggactcatgtttttattcttaaaatagttattcatataattatttaccctagtgTTAGTTAATTATAGTATCGTTAcatgaatttcttttaaatttcattttatcgtGCGTGAATCGGAAGTTCGCATATTTCGCGTCGAATcgactaagtggagatttgagaaaattatgctAGACTACTAagtgtgaataattatagtgttaaaagaattacatttgaggattagtgcactagtgcaacaaacaagagagaaaagtggtagtacGGGACACTATTCGAACACTATTTGTGGTTgacttttgcaaaaattttggccacaaatttcttcAAGCTTCCAAAGCAAGATTCAAACCACAACAACACTGTCAGTCTCTCCTCTTGTTTCGAGCGAACACTCCAAGGGAAAAggaggaagaaagctcttctcatttttctccattcttgcttccattccaCTTGAAATTCTTCACCCAATTCACATACTACTCGGAGATTTGTTCTAACTTGGAGAAAGGCATCATCTTGTGGACTTTGTTTggagagttttggtgaaaaatttctggtttcttcaagggttcaagaggtaacccttcaccttcttcaatctttctaatttcttcaagaatgAAGCTTAGTTTGCATAGGTTTACAACCCTAAGCAAGGAATAGGCTAGCAGACATGAGGTGTTTCATTTCTTACTTTAATCTCTAGGCTAACGATCTTGAGGTGGATTATAGGTAGCTGCCTTGAGGTGTAGTTGATTGATTGATGTTGTTTATGTGTTGTATGAGATGATATTGgttagaaagtgaaggaaaaatcgAAGGAAAATG contains the following coding sequences:
- the LOC140015174 gene encoding uncharacterized protein — encoded protein: MCWDEEGKRKILDPTAVPWIEEAREKVKLIRQRIQTAQSHQKSYADNRMKDLEFAVGDQVFLKITPLKASWMSRKGKKLQPRFVGPYKILQRVGNVAYKWELPSSLSRIHNIFHVSMLKKYHPDPSHVLQSENVEIDEALTYEEKPIKLLDRKVKELRNKRIPLVKVLWRNHELEEATWEVEEEIRGKYPNLFPNQAMLVVN